DNA sequence from the Candida dubliniensis CD36 chromosome 5, complete sequence genome:
GTAGCTGAAGAAGTTGCTGATGATGATCAATATCAAGCGCCACccgatgaagaagatgaggAGATGGAAGAAGATGAGACTTTGGAGATCGACATGTCCAATAATTCATGGGCTTATTTCGATAAACACGCCGATAGTATATTTACCATTTTTTCACATCCTAAATTGCCAATGGTTTTGACTGGCGGTGGTGACAACACTGCATACTTATGGACCACACACACTCAACCACCAAGATTTGTTGGCGAGATTACTGGACACAAAGAGTCTGTTGTATCTGGAGGGTTTACTGCAGATGGGAAGTTTGTTGTTACCGCCGATATGAATGGCTTAATTCAAGTTTATAAAGCCACAAAGGGAGGTGAACAGTGGGTAAAGTTTGGGGAATTGGACGAAGTGGAGGAAGTCTTGTTTGTTACTGTGCATCCAACATTACCATTCTTTGCCTTTGGTGCCACCGATGGATCTATATGGGTTTATCAAATAGACGAGTCTAGTAAACTGCTAGTGCAAATCATGTCTGGGTTCTCTCACACGTTAGAGTGTAATGGAGCTGTATTTATACAAGGcaaagatgaaaatgatttgaCTTTGGTCTCTATAAGTGAAGATGGAACTGTGGtgaattggaattgtttCACTGGCCAGGTGAATTATAAATTACAGCCGCACGACGACTTTAAAGGAGTTGAAAGTCCGTGGGTAACTGTCAAAGTTCACGGTAATCTTATTGCCATCGGTGGTAGAGATGgacaattatcaattataaataatgaCACTGGTAAGATTGTTCATTCGCTCAAGACATTAGACAATGTCGATGATATTGCTGAACTTTCAATTGAAGCATTGAGCTGGTGTGAAAGCAAAAATATTAACCTATTAGCAGTGGGCTTGGTTTCCGGTGACGTTTTGTTATTTGACACTCAACAATGGAGATTAAGAAAGAATTTAAAGGTAGATGATGCCATCACTAAATTACAGTTTGTTGGTGAAACCCCCATTTTGGTAGGAAGTAGCATGGATGgtaaaatttataaatggGATGCTAGAACTGGTGAGGAGTTGTTTGTGGGTGTTGGACATAACATGGGTGTATTAGATTTTGCTATTTTGGATGGAGGTAAAAAGTTAGTGACTGCTGGTGATGAAGGTGTTTCCTTGGTGTTTGTACATGAATAGGTCTATATAGTTGCAAAAGACTTTTTTGTGGTTAATACACTACTATAAGACGCGTCTTATAAGACCAAAgctttctgttttttttttcttttttttgggttcAAACTCTTGATACCTATCTATCATCAATCATGAGTCCAGTCATGGAAAATGTTAATATGGAGTCATTCAAAGAGTCGGTGCATGCTGATTCTAGCAAACCGTCGGAGTCAGACATGAAGTTTTATTACCAGCGCCTTTTACCATTTCGTTATATTTTCCAATGGTTAAGTCACTCTCCAAAACCAACCAAGGATTTCACAATGAGAGAATTTGCATACGAGTATAGATCTAAAATATACCAACGTTATAATTCATTTG
Encoded proteins:
- a CDS encoding ribosome assembly protein, putative (Similar to S. cerevisiae SQT1), which translates into the protein MSHQEDVVDDTEEEYINVNEVAEEVADDDQYQAPPDEEDEEMEEDETLEIDMSNNSWAYFDKHADSIFTIFSHPKLPMVLTGGGDNTAYLWTTHTQPPRFVGEITGHKESVVSGGFTADGKFVVTADMNGLIQVYKATKGGEQWVKFGELDEVEEVLFVTVHPTLPFFAFGATDGSIWVYQIDESSKSLVQIMSGFSHTLECNGAVFIQGKDENDLTLVSISEDGTVVNWNCFTGQVNYKLQPHDDFKGVESPWVTVKVHGNLIAIGGRDGQLSIINNDTGKIVHSLKTLDNVDDIAELSIEALSWCESKNINLLAVGLVSGDVLLFDTQQWRLRKNLKVDDAITKLQFVGETPILVGSSMDGKIYKWDARTGEELFVGVGHNMGVLDFAILDGGKKLVTAGDEGVSLVFVHE